A region from the Drosophila mauritiana strain mau12 chromosome 2L, ASM438214v1, whole genome shotgun sequence genome encodes:
- the LOC117137692 gene encoding nudix hydrolase 24, chloroplastic, with translation MSSTEVKLSRLLILAQKFNNFYLSGIHKCDIRPFVVEGQQVGLIKSDVLKHLKKYPEVFCIRACEQSKQGSVELNPAFRDYNERTEQLEKVLRILRSEGLFPALQGWRDEYFEVKADCRALLKMERAATPLFGVRKYGVDINGYVRHPTLGLCIWLQQRSNTKETWPGKWDNMVGGGLSVGFGIKETAIKEAAEEASIPSDLVKNLVSAGCVSFYFESRQGLFPNTEYVFDLELPLDFVPQNADGEVQAFELLTAKDCVERVFTSDFKTTSAPVVIDFLIRHGHITADDVVDFTQIVELLHVPLQSLYTYKTRFEQSIKQPQFLPGDSKNCNCEIFQKISVENGHKKSN, from the exons ATGTCTTCAACCGAAGTGAAGCTATCAAGGCTGCTGATCTTAGCGCAAAAGTTTAACAACTTTTATCTATCAG GTATTCATAAGTGTGACATTCGTCCATTTGTGGTAGAGGGGCAACAAGTTGGTCTTATTAAGTCAGATGTTTTAAAACATCTTAAAAAGTATCCTGAAGTATTTTGCATTCGGGCTTGTGAGCAAAGTAAACAG GGTTCGGTAGAGCTAAATCCTGCTTTTCGTGACTATAACGAGCGCACTGAGCAACTGGAAAAGGTTTTGCGTATCTTGCGCTCCGAGGGACTTTTTCCTGCATTACAGGGATGGAGGGATGAGTATTTCGAGGTAAAAGCAGACTGCAGAGCTCTACTTAAAATGGAACGAGCAGCTACTCCGCTCTTTGGAGTGCGAAAGTACGGCGTTGATATAAACGGTTACGTAAGGCACCCGACGCTTGGGTTATGCATTTGGCTGCAGCAGCGGTCAAACACAAAAGAGACCTGGCCTGGAAAATGGGACAATATGGTAGGCGGTGGACTTTCAGTCGGCTTTGGTATTAAGGAAACAGCCATTAAGGAGGCTGCAGAGGAGGCATCAATTCCTTCTGACCTAGTCAAGAATTTGGTGTCCGCAGGATGTGTCTCATTTTACTTTGAAAGCCGACAAGGACTTTTTCCCAATACCGAATATGTTTTCGACTTAGAGCTACCACTTGACTTTGTGCCTCAAAACGCTGACGGGGAGGTCCAGGCCTTCGAGCTACTAACAGCCAAGGACTGTGTGGAGCGCGTTTTTACTTCAGATTTCAAGACAACTTCAGCGCCTGTGGTGATCGATTTTCTTATCCGACATGGGCACATAACAGCAGATGAtg TTGTCGACTTCACGCAAATCGTTGAGCTCCTGCACGTGCCCTTACAGTCCCTATATACGTACAAGACACGCTTTGAGCAATCCATTAAGCAACCTCAATTCTTGCCAGGTGATTCCAAAAACTGCAACTGTGAAATATTTCAGAAAATATCAGTGGAGAATGGGCACAAGAAGTCAAATTAA